CTcaataagtttgcagatgacaccaagttggtaggaagtgttgatctgcttgAGGATTGGGAGGTCCTACAGAGTGATCCGGACAGGCAGGATCAATGTGTAGAGGCCAACTGTATCTGCTTTAACAAGATCAAGTGGTGGGTTTTGAGCATTAGTTACAACAACTGCATTCATTCTTACAGGCTTGAGGCAGAGTGGCTGGCAAGCTGCATGGAGGAAAGTGATCTGTGGGTGTTAGTTGACAGGCAGTTGAACTGgagccagcagtatgcccaggtggccaagaagcatcctggcttatatcagaaatagcatagtcagcaggagcagggaagcagTCATCCCTTTGTACTCtgtgaggccacacctcaagtactgtgttcacttttttttaatctgtcatTACAAGACACCGAGGCTTTGGAGTAAGTCCAAAGGACAACAAAATTGGAGAAGGTTCTGGGACACAAGTCTTACAAGGtgcagtctggagaagagaatggcCAGAGGAGATCTCTAGAACTACCTGACAGGAGGTTTTGTAGAGGTagggatcagcctcttctcccaggtaaccAGGAGAGGTAACAGCCTTAAATTGCACCAGgtgaggttcaggttggactCTTCACATAACAGcggtgaggtattggaacaggctgcccagggaggtggtggaacTGCTATCCCTGGAAGCTTTCAAGAAGAGGGTAGATGCGGCAATGAAGGATGTGAAGGGCATGAGTGATGGGCTGACGGTTGAACGAGATGACCATTAttatgtcctttccaaccttaatgattcaaaGTCTCCTCTCCCGAAGGACAGAAGTCACGATGTATCGCAGGTAGCCAGGCCCTAGAGAGGGTCGCACACCCACGCACTCTCACTACCGAGCCGTTCCCCGGCAAGATGCGGCTTCTGACCCGGCCCCTCCGCAGCTCCTCCTCCGGGGCGGTGCGGGTAGGCTCGGCACGGGTCCCGCAGGCGTTATCCGGCGCTCGGCCATGGCGAGCCTTCTGCGGCGGCGGGTGGCTGCTGCCCGCCGCCTCATCCTCCTGCCGTCTCCGCCTCCGGGGCCGGCGGCGGCGCGACgcagcagctgggctctgcCCGCCGCCTTGGTGCGCCGCGGCGCGTTGGTGGGCGGCCGCTGGGTAGAGACGCCGGCCGCGTTCCCTGTGCGGGACCCGGCCAGCGGCGACGAGCTGGGCCGGGTGGCCGACTGCGGAGAAGCCGAGGCGAGGGCGGCCGTGCGGGCCGCGCACGAAGCCGGAGCAACATGGGGCCGCCTCCCTGCCAAGGTGAGCGGCGGCGGAAGATGGCGCCGGCGGGGCGCAGGGCGGCCGGGCTGAGCGGGGAGAGACGGAGCGGGAGGTGGGAGCCGTCCTGTGTGTGAGAATGACGGCAGGCttctgtccttgtaggagaggaGCAAGCTTATTCGCAGATGGTACGAGCTGAtgattgaaaggaaaaaagatctGGCTACGATCATTACGGCGGAAAACGTGAGTATAGCGGCAGGTGGAGTGCCGCCCTTGAAGTGAGCACCTCTAAGCTCCAGGTCTGTCCAGATCACAGCTCGCTGTGGAAACGTCTCTTTTTCTTAGAGCCATAATGTATGCTAAtgttaaaactgaaacaactcCCAGTTGTGCCCACTTAATGTAATTGAGTTTATATTGCGGACCAGTCAGGGTGTCTGTCACCTGTCACAGACAGGTGGTGTCCTTTTGAGTAAAGCCATTGTGGAAGATaccacagcagcttttctgctgtgttCCAACAGCTAATGGCTGTCAGTCTAAAAGGCCAGGTCTGAAGGTCTGCAGAGTAATGCATCCAAATACAGTGGTCCCTGACAGGAGCCTGTAAATGTTTTGCCTCCATTTGTATCTGCTTCAGAATGGCAGTAGCAGCTAACTGCGGAGTTTGTGAATAAACACAGGCTAcatctgcttttccatctcACAATCAAAGTGTGAGTGTAGGATGACTGTGTGTTGAAACTTCATAGTGATTGCTGGTGAAATAATACGAAGTCCTTTCTGGAGACAGTAATGTATGTAATATAGGATTATaaagcactgtgaaaataattctgaaattgtcattttctttgtattgctTCATACCGCCACTGACAATGTATTTTCAATTTGATGTAACCAAAGGGAAAAcctctgaaagaagcagaaggggAAGTCCTATATTCTGCCTCGTTTCTGGAGTGGTTTGCAGAAGAAGCTCGCCGAGTTTATGGTGATGTCATTCCAGCATCtgcaaaagacagaagaatCCTGGTGCTGAAACAGCCGGTAGGAGTGGCAGCAATTATAACCCCAGTAAGTACAGCTGAGTGTTTGAAATGGTATGAAATCAGTGTAGCTTACAGCATGGGGCCTAATGGCTCCTCTTGCCTCAGGAAACACCTCTGTAAAGTTTCATTTCTACCCTGTACTTTCTTCATTGatcagaagcatttctttgaTAGTTCTTTTCTCTCATCCTAGTGGAATTTCCCCAGTGCTATGATTACCCGGAAGGTTGGTGCAGCTTTGGCAGCTGGCTGTACAGTAGTGGTGAAACCTGCAGAGGACACACCTTTATCAGCATTAGCTCTTGGAGAGGTGAGCTTTTACGCTAAGCTGTAGGTTAGTGATGGACTGAAGCTATAAATTAGAACTTACAAATGGGATTTGTGGATAACTTGAGCCAATTTCATACATTAAGACAAATTGGCTGAATTGATACAGAAGTTTAATTTATATTATGGGATCTGTGAGTTGTGGTGTGTGCCCTGAGCTTCTCTTCTGACTTCAAACCAATTTCTTTAATACAGTAAACATTAAATGTCTATTCCTCATACATATTGCACTGATACtgtaatttctctttcctttgttaCAGCTTGCAAACCAGGCTGGAATTCCAGCAGGAGTTTATAATGTTGTTCCTTGTTCAAGACAGCAGGCACCAGCTGTAGGGGAAGTTCTGTGCACTGATCCATTGGTAGCCAAAATATCTTTTACGGGCTCCACTGCAACAGGAAAGGTACATAAGTGCACAGAATATCCTTGAAGATTATAACTGTGGTTATACCAGAAAGGTAGGGGGAAATGTGTGCTTTCATATAGAGCCTTCTTCTTTACTGGCTACTGTATTGTACAGAGATTGTACAAATAAGTGTAGACCTGTTGAGGTTCTGCCTAATTACTTCAGTGTCAGTACTTCACATAAGGATGCCTGTGTGCAGCTTCTGGATAATACCTAAAGCAAATCTTAATACCAAGTTCTGGCGCATATTAGAAAACTGCTGTGAGTTGTCAAGTTTTTtgttgcaaaaaaagaaatgagcaagCAAAGAAGTGACAGTGTCAGCGTATAATGTCAGCCTGACCCAAATGTGATGGAAATActttcctttgttattttttcagcagAGTGTAATCTCTAAAGACTTTAATGAAGGAAATTGTTCCTTGTATTTGTGGTGGGAGAAAACAGATGGTGTAGTGTAACACAGAAGATGCAGATTAACTCCCTGCCTGAGTTAAGTTTCTCAGTGCCTTCCATCTGTAAGCTTTGTGGTTCCTCAGTTTGCATCTAATAGAAGTAgaaatttctgtgtttcctcAGATACTGCTGAAACACGCAGCTGGCACTGTGAAGCGAGTTTCCATGGAGCTTGGAGGGCATGCTCCTTTTATAGTGTTTGACAGTGCTGATGTGGACCGTGCTGTTGCAGGAGCCCTTGCTTCTAAGTATAGAAACTCAGGTCAGGTAAGAGTAATTATTTTGTCCTCGTTTTTTGGGATCAGGAGAGCTGTAAACAGAACATCTCACTGTGGAGAGAAAGATGTTGGGGCCACACATGGCTGTGGACACTTATGCCAGCTATCATGCAGCAACTTTGAATAACAACAGTGTAAGATTGTACTTCACTATATATATAGAAGATAGCTGTTACTTTTGAGAGGCTGTAGTAATTAAAGTAGGATTCAATCAGAGCATAGGGGTTAGCATATATGGGTGTGTTAGTAGgcagctgaaagcaaacaaactccaggaggaaggaaaactcCAGTTAATGAAggagtgaggaggaggaggaaggagaaaaataaggggaaaaataagactCCACAGCACCAAGTGTGAACTGAAATTCTTTTGCTCAATTCAGCATTCTCTGGTGTGTGTAATTAGACTGTAATACTTCTTGCAGCTTCTGAACCCTGCTTGATCCATGTACCAGTATCCACTGAAACCACAAAGCCTTTTCCCAGCATTAGCAACTTAAATGTAACAATATGGAGTATTTTACATGGTTGTTTACAGCTTGTTGGAGTTGTATTAAGTGAGTAGGATGGCAAAAGAAGTGGTAAAATTAGGTAAAAGCTTAGGATGCTGGATAATAGGCAGAGCACAGATCACTGTAGTATCCTGTCATTGTGGCATGAAGGGCAGAATGaattcagaatgaaatacaGCGTAAgccactgtttgcttttccttttcgTGTTTGCTTTCAGACGTGTGTTTGCTCAAACCGTTTCCTGGTGCAAAAGGGAATCCATGACAGATTTGTAGAAAAGTTTGCTAAAGCCATAGAGAGCGAACTGCGTGttggaagtggatttgatgCAAAAACTACCCAAGGGCCGttaattaatgaaaaagcaGTGGAGAAGGTATGAagaatatatatacaaattGATTTTTTGACACcttaaattcctttttatgGTCCGTAAAGTAACTTTGAATTCTGTTTAACTTTGTAATGCTTCTTTGATAGAGAATATTAAGTGTGGCTGGAAGTTTGCTATCTCCTCCAAGCTTGTGTGTGTATTGAGACGTGACCAGTTAATGTACCACTctcttatttccatttttaaagaagaaagaggttTCTCCttcatgagaaaataaatcttcctaATTATTTCTCAGCTGTTCTCAAGGACATCTACTGAAATTGGGTATGACGTGAGAATGATGTGGTGATTCCACAGTCACTGTGGATTGAGCACTGTGATTGAGAACTTACTTTGGTAAGACGTTACTTTGCCTTTggcagaaaataagcaaagtaaCACTGAGGTTAAAGGTAGCAGAGCCCTGGATGCTGTAATCATTTGCTATCTGACATGCATAGTTCAGGTCTTCTATTTTGAATTACTTGTGACTccaggaattttatttttaaattgtagaAAGTcacattttctgtaatatttcatCCTTTCTGAGGTTAAAGATTATGAATTATTCTTACAAATTCTGAAAATACTCAGAATCAGCTGGGAGACAATAATACTTGAATTTCTTTCAAGTGTACAGATGTAATTGAATTCCTTCCCTTTGTGTACCACTGAAGTATTGTGTATATCAAAGGCCGTACACACAAGTGTGCCAGCACTGTATAATCACATAACTGCCCTTCTATCATTTCAAGGGAGTATATTCTAGGTTGAGacttctttggttttcttgttaCTTTCGTGTCTTTAGATGAACTGTAGATACAGGTAGAAAATGTCTTTGCCAGTCCAGCCTTGAGAACTTCCTTCTGTTGCCcgtttttctttaaatctctTTATATATGAtagtttctgttttcacagtgcCCGATCATGAATATCAGGTGTACCATTCAGTCCTTTTCTCCCATTAGATGTTCTCCTTCCATACAAAAGTTGAATGCCTGTTAGATGGGGAATATACTCATAATTAAACTCGAAAGATTGAGTAACTTTGCAAATAGTTTGTGAAATATAAACGTCTcttcaaaatctttttaattCTGGAGACTATTATTCCTTCAGTGAAAAATTCATAGATGTTCACTTTTAAATGCTAGCTTtgagatttctgttttgtaaacCTTAGGTAGAGAGGCACATTAACGATGCAGTTTCACAAGGAGCATCCGTTGTGATTGGAGGGAAACGGCACAGCCTGGGGAGGAATTTCTTCGAACCAACATTACTGAGCAATGTTACGACAAAAATGCTTTGCACTCAAGAGGAGACCTTTGGCCCTTTAGCACCAGTTATCAAGTAAGATTCTTGGAgattaaaacacagcaataagAAATAATGAGATACTGTTTTGAATAAATAAGATTTGACTGACTGACTGCCAGAAGCTTTTGGAGGGCAATTTGTTATGTGACTTGATAGCCctgagtttttcttctctgcctttgtcCACAGTGATTGGACAGAAGAACCTGCAGCCATCTGTCGTAGCTGAGAGTGCCTGTATGGCTATGTAGATGTTTAACTACTGGCATCTAGGGCAGATAAAACAATCCTAACTACTTAATTGTAGTTTTAATTGAAGTAAGTGGTAGAAACTTCTCCATTGctttgaatttaaaattaaattaattttgaaaattccTTATGAAGCAGACAAAAAACCTGTGTACTGGCTTATTCTTGATAAAGCTGCTTCTTGGCAGTAAGTCAGCAAAATGGTAGATCAGTGGCAGGCCTCATTTGcctcatttttatctttttttttctccttgtattGACAGATTTGacactgaagcagaagcaattGCTATAGCAAATGCAGCTGATGTAGGTTTAGCAGGTATGCTTCTCTTATCTCTCATACACTTTCTGTAAGCTTCAGTGCTAATGAAGTAACAAGCATTGTATCAGTAAGTATCAGTCTTCTGCTATTGTTCCTCCtgactttattttcattttgcatgtctgtgtttgtgtggcAGGGTATTTCTACTCCCAAGATCCAGCACAGATCTGGAGagttgcagagcagctggaagtcGGAATGGTTGGTGTAAATGAAGGCATTGTCTCCTCAGTTGAGAGCCCTTTTGGTGGAATAAAGCAGTCTGGCATAGGGCGAGAAGGTTCCAAGTACGGCATTGATGAATACTTAGAAATAAAGTACGTCTGCTTTGGAGGCTTGTAGGAATCTTCTGAAAGCACAATCCCAGCATCTTGGAAAAGAGTGCTGTAGTTTTAAGAGCTTTTTGAACAAGAAATATGTAATTAATACAACTTTTACTTTCTCTAAAAATAAGCAACCCTGTCCTGTATGTAAGACATATTGACAACATTACGTGCCACATGTTTTTATGTGTTCATACCATATGAATACATTGTTTTTCAGCAATGTGATCATGGTGACCATTACCTCTAAAAAGGGAGTAAGGAAGAAGGCACACTTATTATCCTTAGGTCACCCTCATTAGTGGGGGGACTTGGAAATTTCAGCATCATGAAAATAGATCATAATCTGTGTCAAGGGGAAAACAGACCACCTTTTTCTGCTGCCTCTATCTGAATGCGTGTAGGATGGGAGAAGTGTTGGTTATGGCAGACTGCCTTTAAACTTTTGTGTAAACACTGACACTTTCTAATGCAGTTCTGTAACTTTCTGgcatgtcttttttttaaaaaaaaactgtggGATAATCTGATGCTTATGAAAGATAAGTAAGTGCTTGGCTACAACTAGGAATCCATGCAGGTGAATGAACAGCTTTGCAAGTGCACTTGCACTTGCAAGTAATactggctgcagagctgtcacCTGTTCATCCTTTGGGCTTCTGAGCAAAGAGCTGTAGTTTGTGCCTAACTGCTTGCAAGTTTGGGGTCAGGTACGGCTCTTGTTTGGTATGTATGCGAGTCTCAGTTGTTCAGAGAGGATGGCAGTGCAGGACAAAGAGTTGCTGGCTCAGtaaggagcaggaggaagatggGATGCATAGCTGCAGAACTAAGCTACAGAACTTTTAGGGGGACACTGAAAAGCCTATATGAAGGAATCCCAAATGCTGACATGAGAACATGTACAAACTCTTCTGTGAAAAGAATGTAACTGTCCTTTGGTAGAAGGAAGGTCACTGATGTCAGTGTTGCTCAGTGTCTATAGTTTTCCTCAGCACCTCCCAAGAACATGAGCAGGCGGTTCATTTCCTTTGGAATCTGCCTTGGATGAATCTGCCTTGGATTTATGTTCACACAAAGCAAATATCCATTATTAAGAAAGGTATACACATTTTTTATCTTAGGTAACTTGCAGTCTAATAACgattggaaataaaaataattgtaggCAAGACTTTTAGCCATAATTCCACTACTTTCATtgacaaaacatttcaatggaaaatggaggaaaccctttctttaaaaagaagcaatattaATTTGGCAAATAGATTAGTGCTGTAGAGGCTAAGGAGAAGAAACTTTGTTTCCTCTGGTTAACTTATTAGGTGGGGTTATACCCGTTAATTATTACAAATAAAGGCAGGTAGCACATCTCTCCTTCATATATCTGTATTTATACACTAATGAATGTAAGAAATGGGCTATTTTAAGAAACTTGATGCAATTAGGCAGAAAGGTACCAGGTAACAAactagcttaaaaaaaaagcagagctaagTATCACAGGGTTTTTGGTTTTAACAGTTGCGTGTAAGGTAGCGTTAACTGTTACTTCTTAtttctaaattttttttaatggttgcATTTGTATAACACCTGAGAACAGGTGCCTGtagagtgtgtgtgtgtacatccTGCCAGCCGAAGGACAAGTAAAAGACAAGTGCACATTGTTATTAATTTTCAAAGCACCAAGAATGTGCATTTACAGTGATAATGACTGGATACTCTTATCAGTTGTAgcacatttgctttctctgaagaacaaagagagaTAACTTAATCCTACCCACATAAATGGCAAGAAAATTTCTTGGTCTAGACAGCTTCTGAGTGCTCAGCTTTACTGAGTGCACAAGCTGCCTGAATTTGGGGAACAAGACCTTGTGGAACAGGGAGCCTTCtggcagctctggctgctgttaTGTTTTTACTCCTTGCACAATGTAgcccagcagaaaaaaagcagtaacCCAGTGCCTGGGTACCAGCAGTACAGTAATGAAGGCGCACTCACAGACATCGCACACAGGTTGGAATATCTGCCACATCAATTGCACAGACTTACAATATGCTTGCACTATCACATAAAAGTTAAACTCATTTAATTTATCGCTGTATTACGGTGCAGTCTTGAATGTAGATGTACTTCTTGGGACACTGCAGTTAGAGAAATAATTGTTTAGCCTGCTGCTCTCTTCATTGCTAAATTAGCGATCTGATGCCTTGGtgaatttaaaatcatttcatgtCATTTCTAAGAATAGCACTGTTACAGTTAATGAgtaaatgtttacttttttgtagtgtgttttttttgtatttgataATGAGCACAAACCATAATTAAGTTGTACAATGAAgttgaaaaataactttgtcCAGATAGATTGGAGTGTGGTTGGATTCCAACATGGTATCTTTGTGTCATTAAATAAGCACAGAATAATCTTAACGTTGTTTTCATAGCAAAAGCTGTGATTCTTTAACAAAAGATGTACTTGAATCCTCACATTTATGTTTGTGATGTTCAGAGATTTCTGGATTTAAAACCGTGATGGAAGAACATTTTCAATTAATAAATAACTTATGTGAAAGCATTGGATTCTGTGCTTTATTACAAAATTCACTGTCGAACTCACAAGCTGGCAGCAGCAAAAGTAAGTTCCGTCCCTCAGATTTCCACAGATATTTTGTTGTGCCAGGCTTAGCACtggaaagaaagatatttctcTGTGCATGTATTCTGTAGGTGCAAGGTTAACTATCCAATTACAATGCCTTGAATATAAGTCAAGTAGGTGAAATCACTTTGACCTATTTGTTATGCCACAAGTTATTCCATATGCAAATGTTTTTTGCTGAATCAAACATTTTACCACAAGAGATGGGCTTTGTGGACCAGAATGCAATTTCCTGCTTTCAGGATGCGATAACCTGTACATTCTCGAATTATTTAAAATAGGATTTTAAGAACCTTACTATTATCATCATTTCTAATTTCCAGTTCAACTTACTGAAGGCCAAATTCCATCTCATTTTCTTATGTTAGCctttaaaatgctgttgtttgACCCCTGCTCTCTGTCCTATAAGCGTAATGAATTCTTAAGAAACTGCATGTACCTGTTCTACTTGAGATAAACGTTTTTAGCTTAAGGGGCATAAATTCTCTCCAGCTGTAGtgaaaagatgtttgttttttttctttatttcgGTGAAGTCACCCCAGGCACTGCTTGTCCATTGGTATGCTAAGCTGAAAATGCATACTTAGAGCAAGCAAGGTGGCTCTAGGTCCCAGTGACACCGATCTAGTAGCAGTGAAGAAAGACAACTGGTGCTACTAagatatatttcatatttgaacAATATCtagcatttaattttgtttagaaTAGCTGGTTCTTGTTCTTCATTCCCTCTTGTCACCAAGACCTTTGGATTTAATGAAATGCATGCTAGCTAGACTTCTGTGGCCTGTCCATTTACTTGGCAgaatatatctattttttaagACATCTATGattgattttatgttttcataagctttgcaaaatgaaaacagcagtttgaATGTCTTGCATATAGTAAAATAGCTTATATTGTTCTAAACTCATCATTCATTCAAAGGCTGTTGGGAGTTGGGCAATTCTGCAAGTACAAAGCATCTCTGTTTGACTTGGTATTGAAGTAGCTGTATTTCTGCAACTGGTGCAGACTTCAGGATAACTTTTTGTCCTACTGCTTATACAAGGCCTTACCTATCCCAAAGCAAAAGGTTTAAAAATGGTATTCAGAAGGTTACACAGGCAATTAACCTAAGGACAAGCAGGACATGGAAATTCTCTAAATCAAAGTAGAACAGCTTTTTCTACTTCCTAATATACTGCATTATACTACCTCTCTGCATAAGATACCTTTTTGCTATTGTCAGTAGCAAGTCAAGGGATCAGATGTTATACTGCTTTTTTGAGTAGACTTCAGCTATGTTACACAATTTGTCCCTCTTAGCCCAAATTGAGTATTAAGCCCAATACAGAAAGTACCTCACCAAGTTCCTAGAAGAAAAGACCAAATTTTATTAGTAGTTACATAAATGTAATAGTTTCAGCTCCGAAATTATTCCAGTTACAATACACTGTCATATTCAATAAGTAACATTTGTTAGAATCGGATTAATTGTATAAATAGCTCACCCATCCACCCACAGGGAGAAGTTTTTCTATACACAGACCAGCTACATGATGTGTGGCTCATCTGCACCTGGTTCATACCTTGAGCAAAATAAAGGTGTAGtttttttgtcttccatttctttcctttatattttatttctaagctTCAGGGCTCCCTTGTCATGGGGAGTTCTGGATCTAAAAGGTGTATGATGATACCTCTTTGCTGCAGAGGTATGAGCTCAATGTTCTAATTAGGTGTCAATGAAAAGCAATAGCTGATGTTAAAATAACTAATTCACTTCTGCCTTACCTTctaaagaaatgctttcctttctcaatCGTTATAAAAATGGCTCAGAAGACCAGTATCTATCATTTTATTACTGCCATCCCCCAACTCCAGTTAACAAGAGCCCTCTACTAGTTTACTGAGCTGCAAAACTAGCTTCATGTGGGctaaaagaagaacagaaaatttgcctaagaaaattatttcaggaaCATTAGAACTGTCGAAGGAAAGTTCAAACTCAGCATTGAGAACTTCCCTGTTTTTGGCACAGTGAACTCTCTTATATGTTTGCACTTAATTTTGTTTGCCACaataaactaagaaaaaaacaaatgatacAACAACCACATCTGACAGCAAAAAAACCAGGTGCTTGAATAAGATGCTGAATGTGGTACATCTGGAAGAGGAGATCGCTTATCTTCTGTTTACCAGGAAGGACGTAGCTGCAAATGTGTCTTTACAAATGAAACAGTAACATTCttgttttccctctgcaaaTGAACTCCTCCATGATTAGACTATGATTAGATTGAATTTCTCAACAATCCACTCTCAGTTAAAATGAACAGCTGAACCACAGGACGATAGATACTTTACATGTGTATCACAGCAGACTTGCCTAGGTAAATTTCAGTTGGTACTGCAGCAGtgttttagttaaaaaaattataaacacaaaacattatttGCAGTATCACAACATTGAATACTTGAACCTCTTTAACATATCAGGCAGTAATGGCAAGGAAGTTACTGTAAATATATTCCCTACTTAAGATGCAACAGAGGCAGCCCTTTTACACAGCTGGATAACCTCTACTTGTGCGTGTATCAGCCAGCATCTTTAAATGTAAAACCAAGATGGAAGTGAGAATCCAGAACTCAGTCCAAAGCTACGATGAACACCAAGTGTTGGCACACTGTTTGTGTTCTAAGAGAGCACCTTACCAGTGCCAAGCTGtgaatttcttttccaaggGACTTAAAGCTGCACATGGCAAGCTGTATCTTAAAAGAGAAGACTGACTGTAGGGAAAGTCTCCATCCCTGCCTCAGAAAGAAGCTCCCATACGCTTTCTGtgtaaaaaagaaagctgtgtggAAGTAAATCTGAGGACTGTGTGCTTGCTTCAAACCCAAATGTAATTGATAATCCAAATCAGAAAGCTGTCAGCAGTCCTAAGGTCAGCCATTGTGTTTACACCttaacagcttttcttctctttcgTTCCACCTGACATGCAACAGTAAAGCAGTTTTTCTAGAAATAAAGATATCACTGAATTGAAATCAAAGCCTTGCTATATTCACTCCTTATTTCCTGACATAGTTATGCTTGTCCAAATGATATAGATGATACCACAAATTCACAGAGccagaaatattattttaaaatcttggTTCAAGTTGGTATTAGTAGCAAACCTCGTACCATGAATGAGGAATTACTTCTCCTTCCAAGGATATGGAACAATTACATCATCAGAATGAGAGGCTCCTtgaaaaatcagctttcagaatgtaaataaaatacaatgaagaTGTCAAAGCGTTACCCAGAGGACAGAATTCTGTAAGCATCTTACACTTGGGAAGGCCTTGGGCATTAAGAAGCATTAGACCAGCTTCTTATTGTTATAGGGAGAAATATTTAGCCAGATCATGCAGATGATCTCATGGTGCACGAGCTTGCCACTGATCTCAAGGTTGGCACCCACAGCAAGTGTGTGTGGGAGAAACAGCCCAGGGAATTCTGTAGCACTGATAAGAACAGGTTTCTGATTAGCTGTTTTCATAGAGTACTTGAAAGAACCATCTGCTACTCTTCAGCACCAGgcttgaaaaatgtaaaataaaccCCCAAACATCCAAGTGACAGACCTGACAGAATTGAAGGGTGCTGACTGCATTGACGAGTACTAAACAGTAAGTTCATAGATAAAGGCACACTAGAGACAGCATAAGCAGTAATGGAAAGgtgctgtggaagaaaaagctgGAGAGCAGACAATATATAGCACAATACTAAGGACTGGCTGATGTTTGTCCTGTTCAGTCTTCTTACTGTAAGAAGAGTGCATTCCCGTAGTATGTGAGAGGTCAGTTTGTAGTACTGACCCTGGGCCTCAGCATTTGACAGGGAGATCAAATCTATTGCAGCCAAGTATTCAGGTTCCAAGTTCctgcagaagaaacacaaagaatacGAGAAGGATGTTGGAACAGAAGAAATGGATGGCCTTCAGCTTGTGAAAAAGTTACCAAAGATAAtggaagaaatgtttcattaaatgTCTGAAATTGTTTAAGAGACTGTAACCtcctgaaagaaaagcacagtaaGGCTGTGGCTGAAATACAAATATCAGCACAGATAGACTGCAGTGCTTCCACCTGCACCCAAACAGATATCCCAGGGACTAAAATACCTTATGG
The window above is part of the Coturnix japonica isolate 7356 chromosome 2, Coturnix japonica 2.1, whole genome shotgun sequence genome. Proteins encoded here:
- the ALDH5A1 gene encoding LOW QUALITY PROTEIN: succinate-semialdehyde dehydrogenase, mitochondrial (The sequence of the model RefSeq protein was modified relative to this genomic sequence to represent the inferred CDS: inserted 1 base in 1 codon) produces the protein MRLLTRPLRSSSSGAVRVGSARVPQAXIRRSAMASLLRRRVAAARRLILLPSPPPGPAAARRSSWALPAALVRRGALVGGRWVETPAAFPVRDPASGDELGRVADCGEAEARAAVRAAHEAGATWGRLPAKERSKLIRRWYELMIERKKDLATIITAENGKPLKEAEGEVLYSASFLEWFAEEARRVYGDVIPASAKDRRILVLKQPVGVAAIITPWNFPSAMITRKVGAALAAGCTVVVKPAEDTPLSALALGELANQAGIPAGVYNVVPCSRQQAPAVGEVLCTDPLVAKISFTGSTATGKILLKHAAGTVKRVSMELGGHAPFIVFDSADVDRAVAGALASKYRNSGQTCVCSNRFLVQKGIHDRFVEKFAKAIESELRVGSGFDAKTTQGPLINEKAVEKVERHINDAVSQGASVVIGGKRHSLGRNFFEPTLLSNVTTKMLCTQEETFGPLAPVIKFDTEAEAIAIANAADVGLAGYFYSQDPAQIWRVAEQLEVGMVGVNEGIVSSVESPFGGIKQSGIGREGSKYGIDEYLEIKYVCFGGL